One window of the Vicia villosa cultivar HV-30 ecotype Madison, WI unplaced genomic scaffold, Vvil1.0 ctg.001502F_1_1, whole genome shotgun sequence genome contains the following:
- the LOC131635510 gene encoding uncharacterized protein LOC131635510, whose protein sequence is MKGKNRRNGGTVQLEYLIHIQELKPWPPSQSLRSIRSVLLQWENGERASGSTKLVSSSLDEGKIKFNESFRLSVTLVKDMSVKNADAGVFQKNALEFNLYEPRRDKIVKGQLLGTAIVDLADCGIVRESLSISVPLNCKRNYRNTEQPLLFVKIEPVEKNRAKSTLKDSLSKENCSSGDSVSALMSGEYAEEAEIASITDDDVSSHSSAAAVTNSPESSGYMLPNREENGSARKNGRNDKEHHLVSETRDEKLNMMQQDMYARPERSPGNGHNSMENTPNYGLETTQKHVVSPCADYFPISLEESSMSKSKSSDHENPNQEIQVKASLDSKNPGSIKSDGLEIEDKLNDRCEEADKYCMKEGGSDEYYYSSVEDKLGNISKSERLKYVKSVRSSGDSTRSIGSHGSNHHGEVKENGINGDAHNNGGNIRSSDKKDGKVYPRDSRNTNLDSKIQHLENKIKMLEGELRETASVEAALYSVAAEHGSSMSKVHAPARRLSRLYIHACKENIPARRSGAAKSAVSGLVLVAKACGNDVPRLTFWLSNSIVLRTIICQTTKDVARSSPSGTSARRKSGEGNGKTVQPLIWKGFSPKKSENIAVEYEGFANWDDPNVFTSALEKVESWIFSRIVESIWWQSLTPHMQLVDAKITHNDVSSVISKSFTKMSSLRDQETGNLSLDIWKNAFKESCERICPVRALGHECGCLSVLPRLVMEQCIARLDVAMFNAILRESADDIPSDPISDPISDPKVLPIPPGKSSFGAGALLKTAVGNWSRWLTDLFDMDDDDDSLKDKDDDIDNNDGNSSFKAFHLLNALSDLLMLPKDMLLSSSIRKEVCPMFGASIIKKILDNFVPDEFCPDPIPTDVFVALDSQDDLDEENESVNNFPCIAAPIVYSPPQAITIANIVGEIGHESQISQLRRSRSSVVRKSHTSDDELDELNSPLSSILFSNSSSPVSTKPNLKWKESHNESSVRYELLRSVWMNSN, encoded by the exons ATGAAAGGAAAGAACCGGAGAAATGGCGGAACGGTTCAATTGGAATATCTGATCCACATACAGGAGCTAAAGCCTTGGCCTCCGTCGCAATCTCTTAGATCCATTCGATCTGTATTGCTACAATGGGAGAATGGAGAGCGCGCTTCTGGGTCGACGAAACTTGTTTCGTCGTCACTTGATGAAGGAAAAATCAAGTTTAATGAGTCGTTTAGGCTTTCTGTGACACTGGTGAAGGATATGTCTGTTAAGAATGCTGATGCTGGAGTTTTCCAGAAGAATGCTTTGGAGTTCAACTTGTATGAGCCGAGAAGGGATAAGATTGTTAAGGGTCAGTTGCTGGGGACCGCTATTGTAGACTTAGCGGATTGTGGTATAGTAAGAGAGAGTTTAAGCATTAGTGTACCATTGAACTGCAAGAGAAACTACAGAAACACGGAGCAGCCacttttatttgttaaaattgagcctgttgaaaagaatCGCGCTAAGTCCACGTTGAAGGATAGTTTATCAAAGGAAAACTGCAGTAGTGGTGATTCTGTATCGGCATTGATGAGTGGGGAATATGCTGAGGAAGCTGAGATTGCCTCTATTACTGATGATGATGTTTCCTCTCATTCATCTGCGGCTGCAGTTACAAATTCTCCCGAGTCGAGTGGGTATATGCTTCCTAATCGTGAAGAG AATGGATCAGCTCGAAAAAATGGTAGGAATGACAAGGAACATCACCTGGTTTCAGAAACAAGGGATGAAAAGTTAAATATGATGCAACAGGATATGTATGCGAGACCAGAGAGGAGTCCAGGAAATGGTCATAATTCTATGGAAAATACTCCCAACTATGGTTTAGAGACAACCCAAAAGCATGTTGTTTCTCCTTGTGCTGATTATTTTCCCATATCCTTGGAGGAAAGTTCTATGAGTAAGTCCAAAAGCAGtgatcatgaaaatccgaatcaGGAGATTCAGGTAAAGGCTTCTCTAGATAGCAAGAACCCAGGCTCAATAAAATCTGATGGTTTGGAAATCGAGGACAAATTAAACGATAGATGTGAGGAAGCAGACAAATATTGTATGAAGGAAGGAGGAAGTGATGAATATTACTATAGTTCTGTTGAGGACAAGCTTGGCAACATTTCCAAAAGTGAAAGATTGAAATACGTAAAATCTGTAAGGTCATCTGGAGACTCAACTAGGAGTATTGGATCACATGGTAGCAATCATCATGGTGAAGTAAAGGAAAATGGCATTAATGGAGATGCTCATAACAATGGAGGGAACATCAGAAGCAGTGACAAAAAAGATGGTAAGGTTTATCCAAGGGATTCCCGAAATACCAATTTAGACAGCAAGATTCAACATTTAGAAAACAAGATAAAGATGCTTGAAGGAGAATTAAGAGAAACTGCTTCAGTCGAGGCTGCTTTATATTCTGTAGCTGCTGAGCACGGAAGCTCCATGAGTAAGGTTCATGCGCCTGCGCGACGCCTTTCCAGACTGTACATTCATGCTTGTAAAGAAAATATTCCAGCAAGAAGGTCTGGTGCAGCTAAAAGTGCTGTTTCAGGATTAGTACTTGTTGCAAAGGCATGTGGAAATGATGTCCCAAG GTTGACGTTTTGGCTGTCTAATTCTATTGTTTTGAGAACAATTATATGCCAAACCACCAAGGACGTTGCAAGATCAAGTCCTTCTGGAACTAGTGCAAGAAGGAAGAGTGGAGAGGGGAATGGAAAGACAGTACAACCATTAATATGGAAGGGTTTCTCTCCTAAGAAAAGTGAAAATATAGCAGTTGAATATGAAGGTTTTGCTAACTGGGATGACCCAAACGTGTTCACATCAGCACTGGAAAAGGTGGAGAGTTGGATCTTCTCTCGCATTGTAGAATCTATTTGGTGGCAG TCTCTGACTCCACATATGCAGCTTGTTGATGCAAAGATTACTCATAATGATGTGAGTTCTGTCATTAGTAAAAGCTTTACAAAGATGTCTAGTTTACGTGATCAAGAGACGGGAAATTTATCATTAGACATTTGGAAGAATGCTTTTAAAGAATCATGTGAAAGGATCTGTCCTGTCCGAGCTTTGGGGCATGAGTGTGGTTGTCTGTCTGTGTTGCCTAGATTG GTAATGGAGCAGTGCATTGCCAGATTAGATGTTGCTATGTTCAATGCCATTCTTCGCGAATCGGCTGATGACATTCCATCTGATCCTATATCTGATCCAATTAGTGATCCCAAAGTTCTCCCCATTCCACCTGGTAAATCAAGCTTTGGAGCTGGCGCTCTGCTAAAAACTGCG GTTGGTAACTGGTCTAGATGGTTGACTGACCTATTTGATATGGACGACGACGACGACTcacttaaggataaagatgacgACATTGATAACAATGATGGAAATTCATCCTTCAAGGCCTTCCATCTTCTTAATGCACTAAGTGATCTTTTGATGCTTCCTAAGGATATGCTGTTAAGCTCATCCATCAGGAAAGAG GTCTGCCCAATGTTTGGTGCGTCAATAATCAAGAAGATTCTTGACAATTTTGTCCCGGATGAGTTTTGCCCCGATCCAATTCCCACGGATGTGTTTGTAGCTCTGGACTCACAG GATGATCTCGATGAGGAAAATGAGTCTGTCAACAACTTCCCATGCATTGCTGCTCCCATTGTATATTCACCCCCGCAAGCAATAACAATTGCAAACATTGTCGGGGAGATTGGACATGAATCTCAAATTAGTCAGCTGAGAAGAAGCAGATCATCTGTTGTCAGGAAGTCACACACCAGTGATGACGAGCTCGATGAATTAAACTCCCCATTATCTTCAATTTTATTCAGTAATTCCTCCTCACCAGTATCAACAAAACCAAActtgaagtggaaagaaagtcacaATGAGTCTTCAGTCAGATATGAACTTCTTAGGAGTGTTTGGATGAACAGCAACTGA
- the LOC131635511 gene encoding probable adenylate kinase 7, mitochondrial, producing the protein MSAIGRLRAIARLRFHHNRPFGSAAALQYNYDDEEEEFEQNAPRGMLDTEGSAPERGVQWVMIGEPGAKRHVFAERLSKLLEVPHISMASLLHQELNPRSSLYQQIANALDHGKLVPEEIIFALLSKRLEDGYYRGETGFILDGIPRTRIQADILNHIAHVDLVVNFKCPQEDIMKKKLGLHKFSPGQEHIFTTSSWTPTKQSQDEHVQKRAEESKMLEDYYRKQKKLLNFEVAGGAGETWKGLLAALHLQHINALSSSQKLTA; encoded by the exons ATGTCCGCGATCGGACGCCTCAGAGCGATCGCACGCCTCCGATTCCATCACAACCGTCCATTCGGATCCGCCGCTGCTCTACAATACAACTACGACGACGAAGAAGAAGAGTTCGAACAGAACGCGCCACGTGGCATGCTTGACACGGAAGGTTCCGCGCCGGAGCGTGGAGTTCAGTGGGTTATGATTGGTGAACCTGGTGCTAAGAGACACGTGTTCGCTGAGAGACTCTCGAAGCTTCTAGAAGTTCCTCACATTTCCATGGCCTCGCTTCTTCATCAAGAACTTAACCCTCGTTCTTCTCTCTATCAACAG ATAGCGAATGCGCTGGATCATGGAAAACTGGTACCTGAGGAAATCATTTTTGCTTTGTTGTCAAAGAGATTGGAAGATGGATACTATAGAGGTGAAACAGGGTTCATTCTTGATGGAATTCCTAGAACAAGAATTCAAGCG gatattctcaatcacattgCTCATGTTGATCTAGTGGTGAATTTCAAGTGTCCACAAGAGGATATAATGAAAAAGAAACTAGGACTTCATAAATTTTCTCCGGGCCAAGAACATATTTTTACAACCAGTTCTTGGACCCCAACCAAGCAATCACAGGACGAACATGTTCAAAAGCGTGCAGAAGAG TCCAAGATGTTGGAAGATTACTACAGGAAGCAGAAGAAACTTCTAAATTTTGAAGTCGCGGGTGGAGCGGGAGAAACCTGGAAGGGACTTCTGGCTGCACTACATCTCCAGCATATTAATGCTCTTAGTTCGTCTCAGAAATTGACTGCATGA